GTCCGCTGCTGGCCGCGACGAACGCGATCGCCGGCGTGGTCGCTGCCGAGGAGACCACCAGCCAGGACCGGTCGAAGGCGATCGCGCTGGTCAGTGCCGCGTTCGCCGCCGGCAGCGGCCTGTTCGCGGTCTCCCGGGCGCTCCTCGACCAGTGGATCGGGTTCCGGGGGATGCTCGCGTTGGCTGTGGTGCCGTTGATGCTCGTGCCGGTCGTGGGGCGCCGGATCGAGGAGCCCGAACGGTTCGCCTCCGTCACGGCCGCTCCTCGTCGGCGTCTGGTCGGGCCGATGCCGCGCTCGCTGCGGCCACGTCTGGTGACGCTGTCCGCGATCCACTTCGGCATCGGGTTCCTGAGCGGACCGGTCAACTCCTACATCTTCCTGTACGGGGAGCAGGTGCAGGGGGTCGACGCCACCGCGATGGCGGCCCTGTTCGTCGCGTCGGGTGTCACGGGGCTGGCGGGGTTGCTGGCGGGGCGGTGGGCTGCCGACCGGTTCGGCCGGCGTGTCACCGCCGCATCCGGCCTGGCCGCCGGAGCCGCGTTCGCGTTCGTCACCTACAGCGGGTCGCGGGTCGGGCTGTTCGTCGCCTACCCGCTGACCGTCCTGGCCGCGTCGGCGTTCACCCCGGCCGCCGGCGCGCTGGACACCGAGCTGTTCCCCACCCGGGCGCGGGCGACCGCCGCCGGATGGATCGCCGCCGCCCAGATCCTGGGCGGGGTCAGCGGGCTGGCGGCGTTCGGCGTCCTCGCCGACACGCTCGTCAGCTTCACCGCTGCGGCTGCGG
This genomic interval from Actinomycetota bacterium contains the following:
- a CDS encoding MFS transporter, with product MTKLRGWLHATVWSTAGLAAASGFGQFGVIALLGDLAEAFGEPAGGGGIPQVGMAATTVGLGLAVIRLASLASLPAASIADRFGRRRVLIAVCAAGLGFTVVSAASPSWWWFVAILALGRPLLAATNAIAGVVAAEETTSQDRSKAIALVSAAFAAGSGLFAVSRALLDQWIGFRGMLALAVVPLMLVPVVGRRIEEPERFASVTAAPRRRLVGPMPRSLRPRLVTLSAIHFGIGFLSGPVNSYIFLYGEQVQGVDATAMAALFVASGVTGLAGLLAGRWAADRFGRRVTAASGLAAGAAFAFVTYSGSRVGLFVAYPLTVLAASAFTPAAGALDTELFPTRARATAAGWIAAAQILGGVSGLAAFGVLADTLVSFTAAAAAVSLPAAALSLAYVRLPETRGLRLEESGRPPTDGP